In Rhizobium sp. ARZ01, a genomic segment contains:
- a CDS encoding MT-A70 family methyltransferase, whose amino-acid sequence MSATEAGEYRCDGESEQAKARKLNSKGLLSRDQQDGFLWRPTDEGRRVAADLAVASPSAAPAAVPVSDGPVRLPHHPLAGLFPMLSEDELRRLADDIEMRGQEEPVWLLNGQILDGRNREAACALLGIDAWTKEYDGNDPLGFVLSLNLHRRHLTESQRAMVAARVVDWERGINQTTAGPANLQTREAARRLSISERAVAAAKRVRDNGVEALSDAIRDGRISVHAGEAISHLEREEQEKVLREEEKKIVQLSKEIRAKRAKTRHEGRLRHMALVATAGQATAGVIGQKYPVIYADPPWQFAVRSEVTGREKSAENHYPTMPTDEICALFDKIGSPAGRDAVLFLWATNPMLPDALRVMASWGFAYVHHWIWDKEIAGTGYWGRDRHELLLIGRRGDVPAPLMGSQPETVHRETKGRHSAKPDFYAETIERLYPGIPRLELFCRAPRLGWDAWGYEAATPEGEMV is encoded by the coding sequence ATGTCCGCCACTGAAGCCGGTGAGTACCGGTGTGATGGCGAGAGCGAGCAGGCAAAGGCGCGCAAGCTGAACAGCAAGGGGCTGCTTTCGCGCGATCAGCAGGACGGTTTTCTCTGGCGGCCGACCGACGAGGGGCGCCGGGTGGCGGCCGATCTCGCCGTTGCCTCGCCTTCGGCGGCACCTGCTGCAGTGCCGGTCTCCGATGGGCCGGTGCGGCTGCCCCATCATCCGCTCGCCGGCCTTTTTCCGATGCTTTCGGAAGATGAGCTGCGCAGGCTTGCCGACGACATCGAGATGCGCGGGCAGGAGGAGCCGGTCTGGCTGCTCAACGGGCAGATCCTCGACGGCCGCAACCGGGAGGCAGCCTGCGCGCTGCTCGGGATCGATGCCTGGACGAAGGAATATGACGGCAACGATCCGCTCGGCTTCGTGCTGTCGCTCAACCTGCATCGCCGCCACCTGACGGAAAGCCAGCGCGCCATGGTGGCGGCGCGGGTCGTCGACTGGGAGCGCGGCATCAATCAGACGACAGCCGGGCCTGCAAATTTGCAGACCCGCGAGGCTGCCCGCCGGCTCTCGATCTCGGAAAGGGCGGTGGCTGCCGCCAAGCGCGTTCGCGACAACGGCGTCGAGGCGCTTTCCGATGCAATCCGCGATGGCCGGATTTCCGTCCATGCCGGCGAGGCGATCAGCCATCTGGAGCGCGAAGAGCAGGAAAAGGTGCTTCGCGAGGAAGAAAAGAAGATCGTGCAGCTCTCCAAGGAGATTCGGGCGAAACGCGCGAAGACCCGTCACGAGGGCCGGTTGCGGCACATGGCGCTGGTCGCCACCGCCGGACAGGCGACGGCGGGCGTGATCGGCCAAAAGTATCCCGTCATCTATGCGGATCCGCCCTGGCAATTTGCTGTGCGTTCCGAAGTGACCGGCCGCGAGAAGAGTGCGGAGAACCACTATCCGACGATGCCGACCGACGAGATCTGCGCGCTGTTCGACAAGATCGGCTCGCCGGCCGGGCGTGATGCGGTGCTCTTTCTCTGGGCGACGAACCCGATGCTGCCGGATGCGCTGCGTGTCATGGCCTCCTGGGGATTTGCCTACGTTCATCACTGGATCTGGGACAAGGAAATCGCGGGCACCGGCTACTGGGGTCGCGATCGGCACGAGCTTTTGCTTATCGGCCGGCGCGGCGACGTGCCGGCGCCACTGATGGGATCGCAGCCGGAGACGGTGCACCGCGAAACCAAGGGGCGGCACTCGGCCAAGCCCGACTTCTACGCAGAAACAATCGAGCGGCTTTATCCGGGCATTCCCCGGTTGGAGCTGTTCTGCCGTGCGCCGCGGCTGGGCTGGGACGCATGGGGATATGAGGCGGCGACGCCGGAAGGGGAAATGGTATGA
- a CDS encoding phosphohydrolase, protein MNDRVGDWIQTFTGKRFYPLDPREDDIDIRDIAHALSMQCRYAGHCLRFYSVAEHSVLLSRFLRPEGRMLARWALLHDASEAYILDVPRPLKPFLTNYRGIESGIMDVVAKRFGLYSTMPPELKRADDRILADEVAQNLGPLKWDHEPGPKLGITLQFWTPAEAEHAFLEQFALLEVV, encoded by the coding sequence ATGAACGACCGTGTCGGCGACTGGATTCAGACCTTCACCGGCAAGCGGTTCTATCCGCTCGATCCCCGGGAAGACGATATCGACATCCGCGACATAGCGCATGCGCTGTCGATGCAGTGCCGGTATGCCGGCCATTGCCTGCGCTTCTACAGCGTGGCGGAACACAGCGTGCTGCTCTCGCGCTTCTTGCGTCCGGAGGGGCGCATGCTGGCGCGCTGGGCGCTGCTGCACGATGCCAGCGAAGCCTACATTCTCGACGTGCCGAGGCCGCTCAAGCCATTCCTGACGAACTATCGTGGGATCGAAAGCGGCATCATGGATGTCGTTGCCAAACGGTTTGGCCTCTACAGCACGATGCCGCCGGAGCTGAAACGGGCGGACGATCGCATTCTTGCCGACGAGGTAGCGCAAAACCTCGGCCCGCTCAAATGGGACCACGAGCCGGGGCCGAAACTCGGCATCACACTGCAATTTTGGACGCCGGCAGAAGCAGAGCACGCCTTCCTTGAGCAATTCGCGTTGCTGGAGGTGGTGTGA
- a CDS encoding helix-turn-helix domain-containing protein, producing the protein MSEATIRRGVRNARYAAIPNHVFEDARLSMEARWLLGYLLSKPDNWTVVVGDIVKKGGCGRDKARKMIAELVEIGYAEREQQRDDGKFGSSVLVIFDEPRGAEAAGAGADPESVAFLPQTDLPAPVMPSPVLPAPVKSAHSNNSYLANTENQGLREGGREASDDRSEESADELAESAAAIEKAFWRLVKGWPGFDGMPKRPAQMAWTKLSAEERQQAADKFSAWLALLKAQKKTHVPAPATYFGEKLWQAVSDQPEQPAGPKLAAPYGKLWMTARFSDLHRKAYGPVASMTAFEQSLVRAGKTTSEAIYRDKVRRSGWTVVNAMHERAADAKGYPCPADLLPIADGFRQVHRDGDLYAAWRREHERRGWPFLDDTRPPEWVHFPAVADGWETDPDAAVQAAIDDFAVKLREVRGDEHAA; encoded by the coding sequence ATGAGCGAGGCGACAATCCGGCGTGGCGTTCGCAATGCGCGCTATGCGGCCATTCCTAACCATGTATTCGAGGATGCCAGGCTTTCGATGGAGGCCCGATGGCTGCTGGGCTATCTCCTGTCGAAGCCGGACAACTGGACCGTTGTCGTGGGTGACATCGTCAAGAAGGGCGGCTGCGGGCGCGACAAGGCGCGCAAGATGATCGCCGAACTGGTCGAAATTGGCTATGCCGAGCGCGAACAGCAGCGTGACGATGGCAAGTTCGGTTCGTCCGTTCTGGTCATCTTCGACGAGCCGCGCGGGGCAGAGGCGGCCGGCGCAGGGGCCGATCCAGAGAGTGTTGCATTTCTACCGCAGACTGATTTGCCGGCGCCGGTAATGCCGTCGCCGGTTTTGCCGGCGCCGGTAAAATCGGCACATAGTAATAACTCATATCTAGCAAATACTGAGAATCAGGGTTTGAGAGAGGGCGGGCGTGAGGCTTCGGATGATCGGAGCGAGGAAAGTGCCGACGAGCTTGCCGAAAGCGCTGCTGCCATCGAAAAGGCCTTCTGGCGTCTGGTGAAGGGTTGGCCCGGCTTCGACGGCATGCCGAAGCGGCCGGCGCAGATGGCTTGGACGAAGCTCTCGGCCGAGGAACGACAGCAGGCGGCCGACAAGTTCTCCGCCTGGCTCGCGCTGCTGAAGGCGCAGAAGAAAACCCATGTGCCGGCACCAGCGACCTATTTCGGCGAAAAGCTCTGGCAGGCCGTTTCCGATCAGCCGGAACAGCCTGCCGGGCCGAAGCTGGCGGCCCCCTACGGCAAGCTCTGGATGACGGCACGATTCTCCGACCTGCACCGCAAGGCCTATGGGCCTGTCGCCAGCATGACCGCTTTCGAGCAAAGCCTTGTGCGGGCCGGAAAGACGACGAGCGAGGCGATTTATCGCGACAAGGTTCGCCGCAGCGGCTGGACCGTAGTCAACGCCATGCACGAGCGGGCGGCGGATGCAAAGGGCTATCCTTGCCCGGCGGATCTGCTGCCGATCGCCGATGGCTTCCGCCAGGTGCATCGTGACGGCGATCTCTATGCGGCTTGGCGGCGGGAACACGAGCGCCGCGGATGGCCCTTCCTCGACGATACGCGACCGCCTGAGTGGGTGCATTTCCCGGCTGTTGCGGATGGCTGGGAAACTGATCCGGACGCAGCCGTCCAGGCGGCGATTGATGATTTTGCGGTGAAGCTCAGAGAGGTACGAGGCGATGAACATGCGGCATAG
- a CDS encoding transcription termination/antitermination NusG family protein, which yields MNMRHRFTISDKVDQLRIEQELARCTSLRSISASMLSMAGANQSGERVWFVLQTFANKEKAVENTLRAAGVLAYLPFIPGGKKVRRGRVAHCADRPALPGYIMVSFVPSPAAIAGLLRVKFVDDFVGGAEKPHRIRDETMNRFKVLLGEWSDVKAHAEAFAAGDWVRFDEGPFVGYSGHISRIRKMVLVRGMRPVGVEGVVEVEINGKRSSITTPLALLVKM from the coding sequence ATGAACATGCGGCATAGGTTCACAATCAGCGACAAGGTCGACCAGCTGCGAATTGAGCAGGAGCTTGCCCGATGCACTTCGCTCCGTTCCATCAGCGCTTCCATGCTCTCGATGGCGGGGGCGAATCAGTCCGGAGAGCGGGTGTGGTTCGTGCTCCAGACGTTCGCGAACAAGGAAAAGGCTGTGGAAAATACGCTTCGCGCCGCCGGCGTGCTCGCCTATTTGCCGTTCATTCCGGGCGGGAAAAAGGTTCGTCGCGGTCGTGTCGCGCACTGCGCAGACCGTCCGGCACTGCCGGGATACATCATGGTTTCGTTCGTTCCGTCGCCGGCGGCGATTGCCGGTTTGCTTCGTGTGAAGTTCGTTGATGACTTCGTTGGCGGGGCGGAAAAGCCTCATCGGATTCGCGATGAAACCATGAATCGTTTCAAGGTGCTGCTGGGTGAGTGGAGCGATGTCAAAGCCCATGCCGAGGCTTTCGCAGCGGGCGACTGGGTGCGTTTCGATGAGGGACCATTTGTCGGTTATAGCGGCCATATCAGCCGGATCCGCAAGATGGTGTTGGTACGCGGAATGCGGCCTGTCGGCGTTGAAGGTGTGGTGGAAGTGGAGATCAACGGCAAGCGGTCCTCGATCACGACGCCTCTTGCACTGCTGGTGAAAATGTGA
- a CDS encoding HNH endonuclease, whose product MPGDEQARLRERDQNVSWRSWYKTERWRKLRQKILLRDNFTCKQTGVLCIGKYPADNSPVIDHKVPHRGDERLFWDEDNLQVVSKAYHDSEKQKQERAQARW is encoded by the coding sequence GTGCCTGGTGATGAGCAGGCCCGCCTTCGTGAGCGTGACCAGAACGTATCATGGCGCAGCTGGTACAAGACCGAGCGCTGGCGGAAGCTGCGGCAGAAGATCCTGCTGCGCGACAATTTCACATGCAAGCAGACCGGCGTGCTGTGCATCGGCAAGTACCCTGCCGACAATAGCCCGGTGATTGACCACAAGGTTCCGCACCGTGGTGATGAGCGTCTGTTCTGGGATGAGGACAACCTGCAGGTAGTCAGCAAGGCCTACCACGACAGCGAGAAGCAGAAGCAGGAGCGAGCGCAGGCTCGGTGGTGA
- a CDS encoding AraC family transcriptional regulator, translated as MDTILDLFGHPVPAWRGKRGRPPYEPTEADRNKIKLLLALGWSIERLANGIGVSPATVKRYFRAELKERYAMRDRLDARRFEIAMEHANAGNVAALKELGKMIERSDMMDADRNMRDAQRDRATTGKAAEKLGKKAAQKHAAKTAGADSEWGSDLLPGVHRSVQ; from the coding sequence ATGGACACGATTTTAGACCTGTTCGGGCATCCGGTCCCGGCATGGAGAGGCAAGCGTGGCCGGCCTCCTTATGAGCCGACCGAGGCTGATCGCAACAAAATCAAACTGTTGCTGGCGCTCGGCTGGTCGATCGAGCGGCTGGCGAATGGGATCGGCGTCTCTCCGGCGACGGTGAAGCGGTATTTTAGAGCCGAGCTGAAAGAGCGTTACGCCATGCGTGACCGCTTGGATGCCCGGCGCTTCGAGATCGCGATGGAGCACGCGAACGCCGGCAACGTCGCGGCGCTGAAGGAGCTCGGGAAGATGATCGAGCGATCCGACATGATGGACGCCGATCGCAACATGCGCGATGCGCAGCGTGATCGGGCGACCACCGGGAAGGCCGCCGAGAAGCTTGGCAAGAAGGCGGCCCAGAAGCATGCCGCGAAAACAGCCGGCGCAGATAGCGAGTGGGGTAGCGACCTGCTGCCGGGCGTGCATCGGAGCGTGCAGTAG
- a CDS encoding terminase large subunit — MDTAWMPASTWSTAVPDWKERIRGKRSLIPDLPLYDAVAEKALRIFKRLRVPDIIGNPTYGEACDEWVFDFVRVVFGSYDPETKRRALREFFLLVPKKNGKSSIAAAIIVTAAILNERPEAELLLIAPTKQIADISFKQAVGIIRLDDELAKLFHPQDHLKKITHQNTLAVIAVKAAAADVITGSKATYILIDETHVFAAIAKAADIFVEIRGSLAARPDGFLLQITTQSKTPPAGVFKAELQKARDVRDGLFDFPMLAVLYELPAEDAVDGGWKRRETWGLVNPNLNRSVNEDYLAGEVATAEREGPEKLALIASQHFNVEVGLGLHADRWAGATYWEVAGRTDLTLDRIMTDCDVCVVGIDGGGLDDLMAMAVIGRQRETRTWLAWGRAWAHPDVFERRKEIAPRLRDFERDGDLVVCDEVDQDITEIADICERLFVAGKLPEKAGIGLDAFGVASLLDALAELGMAGDLTMAVGQGWKLQSAVTTLPRKLKDRTIQHCGQPLMAWAVGNAKTELKGSNYIVTKQAAGASKIDPLMALFNAAMLMFLNPEATAAGMDDYFKSLTGAP; from the coding sequence GTGGATACGGCCTGGATGCCGGCGTCGACCTGGTCGACGGCCGTTCCCGACTGGAAGGAACGGATACGCGGCAAGCGGTCGCTCATCCCCGATCTGCCGCTCTACGATGCCGTCGCAGAAAAGGCGCTCCGCATCTTCAAGCGGCTGCGCGTACCCGACATCATCGGTAACCCGACCTACGGCGAGGCTTGCGACGAGTGGGTGTTCGATTTCGTCCGCGTCGTCTTTGGCAGCTACGATCCGGAAACGAAACGCCGCGCACTGCGCGAGTTCTTCCTGCTGGTGCCGAAGAAGAATGGCAAGTCCTCCATCGCGGCTGCGATCATCGTCACCGCGGCGATCCTCAACGAGAGGCCGGAAGCGGAACTGCTGCTGATCGCACCGACGAAGCAGATCGCGGATATCTCGTTCAAGCAGGCCGTCGGCATCATCCGGCTCGACGACGAGCTGGCGAAGCTATTCCATCCTCAGGATCACCTGAAGAAGATCACGCATCAGAACACGCTCGCCGTGATCGCGGTGAAGGCTGCCGCGGCCGACGTCATCACCGGCTCGAAGGCCACCTACATCCTGATCGACGAGACCCACGTCTTTGCCGCGATCGCCAAGGCGGCCGATATCTTCGTCGAGATCCGCGGATCGTTGGCGGCGCGGCCAGACGGGTTCCTGCTGCAGATCACGACCCAATCGAAGACGCCGCCGGCCGGGGTATTCAAGGCGGAGCTGCAGAAGGCGCGGGACGTTCGCGACGGCCTTTTCGACTTCCCAATGCTGGCCGTGCTCTACGAGCTGCCGGCGGAGGATGCCGTCGACGGCGGCTGGAAGCGGCGCGAGACCTGGGGTCTCGTCAATCCGAACCTGAACCGGTCGGTCAACGAAGACTATCTCGCCGGCGAGGTCGCCACGGCGGAGCGCGAGGGGCCGGAGAAGCTGGCGCTGATCGCCTCGCAGCACTTCAACGTGGAAGTGGGCCTCGGCCTGCATGCCGATCGATGGGCCGGGGCGACGTATTGGGAAGTGGCAGGGCGCACCGACCTGACGCTTGATCGCATCATGACCGACTGCGACGTTTGCGTCGTCGGCATCGACGGCGGCGGGCTCGACGACCTGATGGCGATGGCTGTGATCGGGCGCCAGCGTGAAACGCGGACGTGGCTCGCGTGGGGAAGGGCCTGGGCGCATCCGGACGTGTTCGAGCGCCGCAAGGAAATCGCCCCGCGGCTTCGGGATTTCGAGCGCGACGGCGACCTGGTCGTCTGCGACGAGGTCGACCAGGACATCACCGAAATCGCCGACATCTGCGAGCGGCTGTTCGTGGCCGGAAAGCTGCCCGAAAAGGCCGGCATCGGCCTCGACGCCTTCGGAGTCGCCAGTCTCCTCGACGCACTGGCCGAGCTTGGCATGGCCGGCGACCTGACCATGGCCGTCGGGCAGGGCTGGAAGCTGCAGTCGGCGGTGACGACGCTGCCACGCAAGCTGAAGGACCGGACCATACAGCACTGTGGCCAGCCGCTGATGGCGTGGGCGGTCGGCAATGCCAAGACCGAGCTGAAGGGCTCAAACTACATCGTCACAAAGCAGGCGGCCGGCGCGTCGAAGATCGACCCGCTGATGGCGCTGTTCAACGCGGCGATGCTGATGTTCCTCAACCCGGAAGCCACGGCGGCCGGCATGGATGATTATTTCAAGAGCCTGACAGGTGCGCCGTGA
- a CDS encoding phage portal protein: MRVINRIKSAIVRRLTVREPDGWYPDSMRGDAGEIVTDGTALSLSAVWACVNLLAGTIASLPLMVYRTDAQGRRAVAKDHKLYRVLHDSPNFDQTAVDFWEFVSASVELWGNAYARVERSAGQVSGLHPVAPSLMSVRRLTSGDIEYRWTEDGKSYVETDRTVLHIRGFGGNPLGGMSTLHFARHAFSLARAVDRSAAGMFKNGLRPSGVLTFENWLSEEHRKLAEAKLTEKFLGAMNAGRPLILEGGTKWQQLTIAPEDAQMLESRGFSVEEICRFFGVPPFMVGHTEKSTSWGTGLEQQTLGFQKFTLRRRLKRIEQALEKQLLTPLDRAAGITIEFNLEGLLRGDSGARASFYQSGLNNGWMTINEVRALENMPPVAGGDVPRMQMQNVPITQAGQQQQLPAPNEE, encoded by the coding sequence GTGAGGGTTATCAATAGGATCAAGAGCGCCATCGTTCGACGCCTGACGGTGCGCGAGCCTGACGGCTGGTATCCCGACAGCATGCGCGGCGATGCCGGCGAGATTGTCACCGATGGCACGGCCCTTTCGTTGTCTGCGGTCTGGGCTTGCGTGAACCTGCTCGCCGGAACGATCGCCAGCCTTCCGCTGATGGTCTACCGGACAGATGCGCAAGGGCGCAGGGCTGTCGCGAAGGATCACAAGCTCTATCGAGTGCTGCACGACAGCCCGAACTTCGACCAGACGGCCGTCGATTTTTGGGAGTTCGTCAGCGCCTCGGTCGAACTCTGGGGCAACGCCTATGCGCGGGTCGAGCGTAGCGCCGGGCAGGTCTCTGGCCTTCATCCGGTAGCGCCGAGCCTTATGTCGGTTCGGCGTCTTACCAGCGGCGACATTGAATATCGATGGACTGAGGACGGCAAGAGCTACGTCGAGACCGATCGAACCGTGCTTCATATCCGCGGCTTTGGCGGCAACCCGCTTGGCGGCATGTCGACATTGCATTTCGCGCGCCATGCCTTCAGCCTTGCACGCGCCGTCGATCGATCTGCCGCGGGAATGTTCAAGAACGGGCTACGCCCTTCCGGTGTTCTGACGTTCGAGAACTGGCTCTCGGAAGAACACAGGAAGCTCGCCGAGGCAAAGCTGACCGAGAAGTTCCTCGGCGCGATGAATGCCGGGCGGCCGCTGATCCTCGAAGGTGGGACCAAGTGGCAGCAACTGACGATCGCACCGGAAGACGCGCAGATGCTGGAATCGCGAGGCTTCTCCGTCGAGGAAATCTGCCGGTTCTTCGGGGTTCCGCCGTTCATGGTCGGCCATACGGAGAAGTCGACCAGTTGGGGCACCGGACTCGAGCAACAGACGCTCGGCTTCCAGAAGTTCACTCTGCGCCGCAGGTTGAAGCGCATTGAGCAGGCGCTGGAGAAGCAGTTGCTGACGCCGCTGGATCGCGCAGCTGGCATCACCATCGAATTCAACCTGGAGGGCCTTCTCCGGGGCGACAGTGGCGCAAGGGCGAGCTTCTACCAGTCGGGCCTGAACAATGGCTGGATGACGATCAACGAGGTCCGCGCGCTGGAAAACATGCCTCCTGTCGCGGGTGGCGACGTCCCGCGCATGCAAATGCAGAACGTCCCGATCACTCAGGCGGGCCAGCAACAGCAACTCCCGGCGCCGAACGAGGAATAG
- a CDS encoding HK97 family phage prohead protease — protein sequence MKTKDFALQVKGLSEDGTFEGYGSIFGNVDSYGEKVMPGAFVGSLAKHRREGSSVLMLWQHNADEPIGVWEDLAEDAKGLWGKGRLILEVQKAREVHALMKGKAIGGLSIGYREVKVTPDGNVRNLDELDLREISPVSFPANRRARIESVKSERMEEFACRLRDGDPMPIKDFEDILREAGVPKSMAVAIASHGYAKAIRSESEGSKANEPAAFLQALLRG from the coding sequence ATGAAAACCAAGGATTTCGCCCTGCAGGTTAAAGGCCTGTCGGAAGACGGCACCTTTGAAGGCTACGGCTCAATCTTCGGCAACGTGGACAGCTACGGCGAAAAAGTTATGCCGGGGGCGTTCGTGGGCTCGCTTGCGAAGCATCGGCGCGAGGGTTCGAGTGTCCTGATGCTGTGGCAACACAACGCGGATGAGCCGATCGGCGTATGGGAAGACCTGGCCGAAGACGCAAAGGGCCTCTGGGGCAAGGGCCGGCTTATCCTCGAAGTTCAGAAGGCCCGCGAAGTTCACGCCCTGATGAAGGGCAAGGCGATCGGCGGCCTCTCCATCGGTTATCGCGAGGTGAAGGTGACGCCGGACGGCAATGTCCGAAATCTTGATGAACTGGACCTGAGGGAAATCTCGCCGGTCTCGTTCCCCGCAAACCGCCGCGCCCGCATCGAGAGCGTCAAATCGGAGCGCATGGAAGAGTTTGCTTGTCGCCTTCGCGATGGAGACCCCATGCCCATCAAAGATTTCGAGGACATCCTGCGCGAGGCAGGCGTCCCGAAGAGCATGGCCGTAGCGATCGCCTCGCACGGCTATGCCAAGGCCATTCGGAGCGAGTCCGAGGGCAGCAAGGCGAATGAACCGGCCGCATTCCTCCAAGCCCTCCTGCGCGGCTGA